The genome window TCCAATTTCCCTTCTTTTTACATAGTTAGAGTATTCACATCAAAgatatgaaaaatgataaatcATAATATTAGCTCCCATCCCCTTAAAATGTCATCCACATCAAGGTTGATATTCTTAAAAGTTTTGACATCTTTGCTACAGTCTAGTGTCATCTTTGACACCCTACTGTAGCAAtgatctcattaaaaaaaaaaaaaaagatttctctctcttctctcgataataaaatatattttctctctccctcttttctcttaatctggcttctctcttttttctatctctctatctttttctttttccttctctccaATCTCCAACACCTCTAttcttctatctttttttttttttttagtgcctCTCTACTCCATCTTTTTGGGTCATTCTTGGCATTTTTGGGTCACCGTTCTTGGCGTTTTTGGGTTGATGTCAAAGAGGCTGTGATGGCTGGTGGATGGTGGTTGTTTTTGTGGATGGTTGAAATCAGGTTGGGGTTGAGATCGGGTTGGTTCGGTTCTAGCAAATGAGCAAAGGAGTGTggtttgatctctctctctctctctctctctctatgtgaGCATTTGGGGTGGGCGTCTAGGCGTCTGCGTTTTCAGTTTGcgttttcagaaattttttttcccctgtgcGTGAACAGTAACATCACATGGGTTCACTATGCAGGGgacaaaaattactgtttatACACTGTTTATCACTGTAGCAGCACtattcatacattaaaaaatattaaaaatgggtcccacggcactattcacatatttaaaaattattttgttatagtgttttcagttttagtaacaataagttcaatccaaaaggaccctatatatatatatatatatatatatattggtttcattgatgtttgtgggtttgtttggttgctgagaaaatcaGGAAAATTGATTGTTGTTGCTTGAAGTTAATCTAAAATAAAGGGTTGTCAATTTGGTGGTTTGCAGTGGGGGGTTTGATAGATTATGGGTGGTGGAGATGGTGAATTGTGGGTTGTGAGGGTGGGCATCAGATCAtacaaaaagagagggagagagagtgacagaaagggggaagagagagagatcaataaaaaaatgaatagtttttaATTGACATGTGAAAATAAAATCCTTGTTATAAGATAAATTGTAAACTAAGTTGTTAAAATAGGTAAAATAGTGTTTTAATAtgataaatactaaaaattttaaaacttttgatgCAAATGCTTTTATACACTGCATCATGTATATGTTTTTTCTTCaatctaaaaacaaataaaaaaagtatatttttttctctcccaaaattaGTGGGCCTTACTCCTTAAGAGAGACCCACCATCTATTCCCATTTTCCCCTAAACTGGAGAGCATTTCTTCAAGTTCTGTTCCGCCGCAGCCCACTCGAAAAATGTCAGACTATCTTCCAAACGAGGTCATCATCGATATCTTGAAGAGACTGCCTGCGGATTCACTCATCAGATGCAGATGCGTTTGCAAGTCATGGTACTCTCTAATCTCCACTCCTCATTTCATCACCAACCACCTTAATTTTAATctttccaaacccaaaacccaacaccAACTTCTCTTTCGCCATTACGACCATAATCTCCACAAACACCGCATCACTCTGCATTCCTCCAATGACCCATTTCCTCGCAACCATTTCTCCAAGTACCTTAAATATAGCTTCCTAGCCATTCATATAAGTCACCTTTGTCTCGACCGCGAAGTAGAAGATAAAGGCGGTTTCTTCGCATACCCATCAGATTTCGTTGAGTTAGATTGCTCATACGAACGCATCAACCCAATTTCAACAATTGTAGGCTCATCTAACGGCTTACTTTGTCTCACACATCGAGATCGAAACGATTCCCAATATCAACATCTCTATGTTCTCTGGAACCCTTCTATTCATAAAGCGATTTTCCTTCCGGAACCTGACTTCAGATTAAATTCTAACCGTCACTATGCACTTTCTCACGGGTTTGGATATGATCCTGCAACTGATGATTATAAATTGGTGAGGGTTGTGTACGTTGATGGCAGTGTTCCGCCTCAGGTTGAGATGTACACCCTTCGCAGTGGCG of Quercus lobata isolate SW786 chromosome 8, ValleyOak3.0 Primary Assembly, whole genome shotgun sequence contains these proteins:
- the LOC115957423 gene encoding F-box/kelch-repeat protein At3g23880-like, which gives rise to MSDYLPNEVIIDILKRLPADSLIRCRCVCKSWYSLISTPHFITNHLNFNLSKPKTQHQLLFRHYDHNLHKHRITLHSSNDPFPRNHFSKYLKYSFLAIHISHLCLDREVEDKGGFFAYPSDFVELDCSYERINPISTIVGSSNGLLCLTHRDRNDSQYQHLYVLWNPSIHKAIFLPEPDFRLNSNRHYALSHGFGYDPATDDYKLVRVVYVDGSVPPQVEMYTLRSGGWRYLTASGPANVIADRTLSVFMNGVVHWLAQTSNGEGNIRNLIVVFDIGHEVFDEMPVPKSLEGMEHLNMEVAVVDGLLALVPCNGNEGEESYSIWVMREYGVVESWTKILDIDVGVGLRRVVGFTKNGEVLVVKDENLLSYEPSSQEIFNPHIRSRTESFYLNTYVESLVLLNGAGGE